The Nocardioides ginsengisegetis region CGTCGTCGGGGACGTCGGTCGGGCTCTGGGTCACGAAGAAGACCCCGACCCCCTTGGAGCGGATCAGCCGGACCGTCTGGGCGACCTGGTCGAGGAAGGCGTCGCTGGCGTCGTGGAAGAGCAGGTGTGCCTCGTCGAAGAAGAAGACGAGTCGCGGGCGGTCGGCGTCGCCGATCTCGGGCAGGTCGTGGAAGAGGTCGGCGAGCAGCCACATCAGGAAGGTCGAGAAGACCGCGGGCCGGTCCTGGAGGTTGGGCAGCTCGACCAGGCTGATCAGGCCCTTGCCGTCCGGCGTGGTCTGGAGGAAGTCGGAGGCCTCGAACTCCGGCTCCCCGAAGAAGGCGTCGGCGCCCTGGTCGGAGAAGGCGATCAGCTCGCGCAGGATCACGCCGGCCGTGGCCGAGGAGAGGCCGCCGAGCTCCTTGAGGTCGGCCTTGCCGTCGTCACTGGTGAGGTGGCTGACGACGGCACGCAGGTCGGCGAGGTCGAGCAGCGGCAGCCCGGCCTGGTCGGCGTAGTGGAAGACCAGCCCGAGGCTGGACTCCTGGGTGTCGTTGAGGCCGAGCACCTTGCTCAGCAGGGTCGGGCCGAAGGCGGTCATGGTGACGCGCAGCGGGATGCCGCTGCCCTGTCCGCCGAGCGCGTAGTACTCCACCGGGAAGCCGGTGGCCGTCCACGCCTGGCCGACGGAGGCGGCCCGGGCCGTGACCTTGTCGCTCACGGCCCCCGGCGCGCCGAGTCCGGACAGGTCGCCCTTGATGTCGGCGGCGAAGACCGGGACGCCGTTGGCGCTCAGCTGCTCGGCCAGCAGCTGGAGGGTCTTGGTCTTGCCGGTGCCGGTCGCCCCGGCCACGAGCCCGTGCCGGTTGAGCATGGCGAGCGGGATCCGGATGCGCACGTCCGAGAGCGTCGTGGCGTCCAGCATCAGACCACCGAGCTCGAGGGCGGCGCCCTCGAAGGCGTAGCCCGGCGCGACGGCCTGCACGATCAGGTTGTCAGCCGGAGTGTCAGCCGGAGTGTCGGCCGGGGTGTCGGAGCCGGGCACGGACGCGGGCGTCTCGGTCATGGGCCGAGAGTAGAGCGTGCCGGGCGCGCCCGGTTGCTCGTTATAGTCGCGACGTGATCTTCAAGCGCGTCGGCGAGGGACGTCCCTACCCCGACCACGGGCTGACGTCCCGGGCCTGGGCGACGGTGCCGCCGCGACAGGTGCGGCTCGACGAGCTGGTCACGACCAAGGACACCCTCCAGCTGGCCGCGCTCCTCGACGAGGACTCCACGTTCTACGGCGACCTCTTCGCCCACGTCGTGGAGTGGCACGGCGAGCTCTACCTCGAGGACGGCCTGCACCGCGCCCTGCGCGCGGCCCTCCAGCAGCGCAACGTGCTGCACGCCCGCGTCCACACGATGGCCTCGTGAGGGCCGCCTGATGCGCCAGGGCGTGAAGTCAGCGGCCACGATGGTGGTCCTCGGACTGCTCCTCCTCATCGGCGGCGCCTGGGGATGGTCGGCGCTGACCGAGCCGTTCCCCGGCAAGGCCGACCTCCCGACCTGCGTGGACACGTCGGTCTCGGCCGGCGACAAGGTCTATCCCAGCCAGGTGACGGTCAGCGTCTTCAACGCCGGCACCCGCGAGGGCCT contains the following coding sequences:
- a CDS encoding type II toxin-antitoxin system VapB family antitoxin, which gives rise to MIFKRVGEGRPYPDHGLTSRAWATVPPRQVRLDELVTTKDTLQLAALLDEDSTFYGDLFAHVVEWHGELYLEDGLHRALRAALQQRNVLHARVHTMAS
- a CDS encoding helicase HerA-like domain-containing protein: MTETPASVPGSDTPADTPADTPADNLIVQAVAPGYAFEGAALELGGLMLDATTLSDVRIRIPLAMLNRHGLVAGATGTGKTKTLQLLAEQLSANGVPVFAADIKGDLSGLGAPGAVSDKVTARAASVGQAWTATGFPVEYYALGGQGSGIPLRVTMTAFGPTLLSKVLGLNDTQESSLGLVFHYADQAGLPLLDLADLRAVVSHLTSDDGKADLKELGGLSSATAGVILRELIAFSDQGADAFFGEPEFEASDFLQTTPDGKGLISLVELPNLQDRPAVFSTFLMWLLADLFHDLPEIGDADRPRLVFFFDEAHLLFHDASDAFLDQVAQTVRLIRSKGVGVFFVTQSPTDVPDDVLAQLGSRVQHQLRAHTPNDAKALKATVNTYPRSAYADLGEVITGLGIGEAIVTVMNERGAPTPVAWTRLRAPESLMGPVDPAQMAAVVQASPRNAKYATAVDRESAREKLAAKLEAGAARQAQDKTHDEAAPKAPSKPTPKPTSKPRATKQDEGLVHDVVTSSAFKDLMRTAAREVVRGMFKTGRR